A genomic segment from Candidatus Fermentibacter sp. encodes:
- a CDS encoding helicase C-terminal domain-containing protein — protein sequence MFLMFDEETLTARCGIRDLLDRVLLPESLVPGPFDADPSAKARAHRAFQESVRGAALEVPLSLTDESGGYRFEVSGRADMIEDLPGGGRRVTEVKTTGEVPPADGSGIPAAFGMQLYFYARALAGGPPSGSGVSMRLVVLPCSKDDPPPVGYEIDASAPGLEEQWRAMLATAAGLLSIWRDRRSRQLARLASGGVFPYHDRRPGQERLESLSKEAVEKSGRVLVEAPTGTGKTAAILAGALAAAIPPSCRVFFLTSKNTQRRICLETIRGMRDAGLDLAVTVMDSRERMCAAGNARCRASECGFAESFGSRVRESGILESLMEKGLVEPSDLKAEAAAAGVCPFELQLARARHCDLVVGDYNYAFDPSVRLRRFFDDPPEEARSVLLVDEAANLPSRAREYYSPGISSALVDAAFPLPKRFGSFRRLLGGLRGSLERLGSDPALAEGGEIEIDPATDLCLRPEAWAEKFAKLEVPPSDELIDVFFAVSAMAKVSALAGSGFHLLCRRDGGGTSVQWFCTDASRFTGERFSSSRASVCFSATLMPLEHHRDLLGLGEESVMESLPWPFPENSLSVWVDGYVDTRYRARARSMPMLVRRITGLAATMPGTWVLFFPSYGYMDAAARALGQVSDALLVQRPGMDQQSRDSFMEELEKGGRLVLTVSGGIFSEGVDLRAPDLRGAAVVGPSLPSVDLRSDLLRADFSASGRDGFRCASVIPGMSRVIQAAGRLVRKPGDRAVLLLLDGRFLSPPYSDLLPAHWLRDGRPRRASWSMREIREFWE from the coding sequence ATGTTCCTGATGTTCGACGAGGAGACGCTGACAGCGAGGTGCGGGATAAGGGATCTGCTGGATCGCGTCCTGCTGCCGGAAAGCCTCGTCCCGGGCCCCTTCGATGCCGATCCGTCCGCGAAGGCGCGCGCCCACAGGGCATTCCAGGAATCCGTCAGGGGGGCTGCGCTGGAGGTCCCCCTCTCGCTCACCGACGAGTCCGGTGGCTACAGGTTCGAGGTAAGCGGCCGCGCGGACATGATCGAAGATCTTCCCGGCGGCGGCAGGCGCGTGACAGAGGTGAAGACGACGGGCGAGGTCCCTCCTGCGGACGGTTCCGGCATCCCCGCCGCCTTCGGGATGCAGCTCTACTTCTACGCCAGGGCGCTCGCCGGGGGACCTCCCTCCGGGAGCGGAGTCTCCATGAGGCTGGTCGTGCTCCCCTGCTCGAAGGATGATCCTCCTCCGGTCGGATACGAGATCGACGCCTCGGCACCGGGCCTGGAGGAGCAGTGGAGGGCGATGCTGGCCACCGCCGCCGGGCTTCTCTCCATCTGGCGGGACAGGCGTTCGCGGCAGCTCGCGAGGCTTGCCTCCGGGGGAGTCTTCCCCTACCACGACAGGAGGCCTGGCCAGGAGAGGCTCGAAAGCCTCTCGAAGGAGGCGGTCGAAAAATCCGGCAGGGTTCTCGTAGAGGCGCCCACCGGCACGGGAAAGACCGCGGCCATCCTGGCCGGGGCGCTGGCGGCTGCCATACCGCCTTCGTGCAGGGTGTTCTTCCTGACGTCCAAGAACACGCAGAGGCGCATCTGCCTGGAGACCATCAGGGGCATGAGGGATGCAGGGCTCGACCTGGCCGTCACGGTGATGGATTCGAGGGAGAGGATGTGCGCCGCGGGCAATGCCCGCTGCAGGGCTTCGGAGTGCGGCTTCGCGGAGAGCTTCGGATCGAGGGTCAGGGAATCCGGGATACTGGAAAGCCTGATGGAGAAGGGACTGGTCGAGCCGTCCGACCTGAAGGCCGAGGCGGCAGCGGCCGGTGTGTGCCCCTTCGAGCTGCAGCTCGCCAGGGCCAGGCACTGCGACCTTGTCGTGGGGGACTACAATTACGCGTTCGATCCCTCGGTCAGGCTCAGGAGGTTCTTCGACGACCCGCCCGAGGAGGCCAGGAGCGTGCTGCTGGTGGACGAGGCAGCCAACCTGCCGTCCAGGGCGAGGGAGTACTATTCGCCGGGCATATCGTCCGCCCTTGTGGATGCCGCGTTTCCTCTTCCGAAGAGGTTCGGGTCGTTCCGGAGGCTGCTGGGCGGGCTCAGGGGCTCGCTCGAGAGGCTTGGCTCCGACCCTGCTCTCGCCGAAGGCGGCGAGATCGAGATCGACCCTGCGACCGACCTGTGCCTGCGCCCCGAGGCCTGGGCCGAGAAGTTCGCGAAGCTCGAAGTCCCGCCGTCGGACGAACTGATAGACGTCTTCTTCGCGGTGTCGGCGATGGCGAAGGTGTCGGCGCTCGCGGGCAGCGGCTTCCACCTCCTCTGCAGGAGGGACGGCGGGGGGACGTCCGTGCAGTGGTTCTGCACGGATGCGTCCCGCTTCACCGGCGAGAGGTTCTCATCCTCCAGGGCCTCGGTCTGCTTCAGCGCCACGCTGATGCCTCTCGAGCACCACAGGGACCTCCTCGGCCTGGGAGAGGAGTCGGTGATGGAATCGCTCCCCTGGCCGTTCCCGGAGAACAGCCTCTCGGTCTGGGTCGACGGGTACGTGGACACCCGCTACAGGGCCAGGGCCAGGAGCATGCCCATGCTGGTGAGGAGGATCACCGGGCTGGCCGCGACGATGCCCGGGACCTGGGTGCTCTTCTTCCCCTCCTACGGCTACATGGATGCCGCTGCACGGGCGCTCGGGCAGGTTTCGGACGCCCTGCTCGTCCAGAGGCCGGGGATGGACCAGCAGTCGAGGGACTCGTTCATGGAGGAGCTGGAGAAGGGCGGGAGGCTCGTCCTGACAGTGTCCGGCGGGATCTTCTCCGAAGGCGTCGACCTGAGGGCCCCCGATCTCAGGGGCGCGGCGGTGGTGGGGCCGTCCCTGCCCTCGGTCGACCTGAGGAGCGACCTCCTGAGGGCCGACTTCTCCGCGTCCGGGAGGGACGGATTCAGATGCGCATCCGTCATCCCCGGCATGTCGAGGGTGATCCAGGCGGCGGGGAGGCTCGTCAGGAAGCCCGGGGACAGGGCCGTGCTGCTTCTGCTGGACGGCAGATTCCTCTCGCCGCCCTATTCGGATCTGCTGCCCGCCCACTGGCTGCGTGACGGGCGCCCGAGGCGGGCGTCCTGGTCCATGCGCGAGATACGGGAGTTCTGGGAATAG